A window from Myxococcus fulvus encodes these proteins:
- the nadA gene encoding quinolinate synthase NadA: MGTEVDYAREIEELKRSMNAVILAHYYQESEVQDVADFVGDSLALAQAAERTQADVIVFCGVHFMAETAKILNPSRQVLLPDLKAGCSLSDRCPPAAFKVFKEKHPGAFVVSYVNSSAAVKAMSDVICTSSNAVKIVNQVPRDRQILFAPDQHLGRHVMKQTGRDMVLWPGSCIVHEIFSEKKLVELKVLHPDAEVVAHPECEAPVLRHADFIGSTKGILDHVIKSPKEKFIVVTEAGILHQMKKGAPHKHFIPAPPDNGCACNECPYMRLNTMEKLWKCMKERTPELTMPEDLREAARAPLQLMLEWSR; encoded by the coding sequence ATGGGCACCGAGGTGGATTACGCGCGGGAAATCGAGGAGCTCAAGCGTTCCATGAACGCTGTGATTCTCGCGCACTACTACCAGGAGAGCGAAGTCCAGGACGTGGCGGACTTCGTCGGGGACAGCCTCGCGTTGGCGCAGGCGGCGGAGCGCACCCAGGCGGACGTCATCGTCTTCTGCGGCGTGCACTTCATGGCGGAGACCGCGAAAATCCTGAATCCCTCGCGGCAGGTGCTGTTGCCGGACCTGAAGGCGGGCTGTTCGCTGTCGGACCGGTGTCCGCCGGCGGCCTTCAAGGTCTTCAAGGAGAAGCATCCGGGCGCCTTCGTGGTGAGCTACGTGAACAGCTCCGCCGCGGTGAAGGCGATGAGCGACGTCATCTGCACGTCCTCCAACGCGGTGAAAATCGTCAATCAGGTCCCCCGGGATCGGCAGATCCTCTTCGCGCCGGACCAGCACCTGGGCCGCCACGTCATGAAGCAGACGGGTCGGGACATGGTGCTGTGGCCGGGCAGCTGCATCGTCCACGAAATCTTCAGCGAAAAGAAGCTGGTGGAGCTGAAGGTCCTCCACCCGGACGCGGAGGTGGTGGCCCATCCGGAGTGCGAGGCCCCGGTGCTGCGGCACGCGGACTTCATCGGCTCGACGAAGGGCATCCTCGACCACGTCATCAAGAGCCCGAAAGAGAAGTTCATCGTCGTGACGGAGGCGGGCATCCTCCATCAGATGAAGAAGGGCGCGCCGCACAAGCACTTCATCCCCGCGCCGCCAGACAACGGCTGCGCGTGCAACGAGTGCCCGTACATGCGGCTCAACACGATGGAGAAGCTCTGGAAGTGCATGAAGGAGCGCACGCCGGAGCTGACGATGCCGGAGGACCTGCGGGAGGCGGCCCGCGCTCCGTTGCAGCTCATGCTGGAGTGGTCCAGATAG